The window TTGGCCTGATACAGTTAAATATAGAAATCAGAACAATAATGGTATTATGAATTTTCCTGGATATACTTTAGAAGCTGCTAATTTACTATTAAAAAGAGGTGTTGCAGGTATAGCAATAGATACTTTATCTCCTGATGGATCAGATATTAATTTTCCTGTTCATCAAGCGATTTTAAGTTCTTCAAAATATATTATAGAAAATATAGCTAATGGTGATAAAATTCCTGCAATAGGAGCTTGGGCTATAATTTCTCCATTAAAAATGCATTCAACAGAGTCCCCTGTAAGAATATTTGCTCTTGTTAATAAGAATTAATTTAATAATATTATTGTTAAAGATTAGTTTTTGTTCTTCGAACATTATATATTTAACTATAACTTTAAGCTATTGAAAACTATTATATTTTATAACTATGCAAACATTACTGGTTTTATTATTCTAAAGAAAAATATGAGTGTCTTGTTCTTTAGATTCTAAATTGCAGGATTTTTGTTTAATTAATTTAACAATATTTTTATGGTTTTGTTTTTGAGCAATTTCTATAGGTTTATCACCCAAATTGCTTTGAATATTTATGTAAGCTCCAGCATGGATAAGTGATTTTGCTATTTGTTCATTGCCACTTATAGCAGTATAATGTAAAGCCGTATAACCATGATTATCTTTTATGTTGACATTGGCATTTGCACCTATGAGTAGTGTTGCTATATAATTGTTAATTTTTAGCTGAGATATTATCAGAACTACAGATTTAACAGCATCTTTAGAATTATATTGAATTTTAGATTCTTTTAATAAAAATCTACTGTAATCTTTTTTTGCTGCATACATTAAAGATGTTTTACCTTCTTTATCTTTTATATCAGGATTGGCATTTGCCTTAATTAGTAATTCAGCTAATTTAATATTGTTACTTTCAACGGCATACATCAAAGGTGTTTTACCATGGTTGTCTCTTGTATTAACATCTGCATTTGCCTTAATTAGTTCTTTTACTATTTTATAATTGCCTGTAGAAATAGCATATATTAATGAAGTACACCCTTGAGAATCGGTTGTATTAATATTTTCTACTTTCTTAATTAACCGTTCTATTTTATTTTCTTGTTCTTCTATCTCATTTCCTATTTTTGACCTTGCTTCAGATAGATTAGATATATGTTTAATATTGTTTTTTTTATCTGATAATTCTTTTAATACATTTAATAGTTTATGACTTTTGGAATTGTTAGTTGAATAAGTACGATTAAAGCAAAATTCTAAAGTTTCTTTTACCATATTAGGTTTAATGAGCTGATGACCTATAGTTGTGGAAACTTTTCCTTTGGAAAATATTCTCATAGCATTTACGCTATTGACGCTTATAGATAACAACAATATACAAATTACTTTAAACATAACTCTCCTAAATACTTAAATTACTATTTAAAATATTATATTTTGTATGGTAATTGCAATAGTTATTATTTTAATACACCAATAGTATTTTAGATATATTTTTGATAATTTTAAGTTTCTTTAACTGCTTGTATTTGCTCTTTTAATATTTGTTTTATTTTGTTTATTTTAATCTCTTCTAAGGCGATATATTTTTTTAAATCTTCTTCATTTGATATATTGTTAGTATATTCTAAAAATTTAATAAATATAGGATTATCTAATATATAGAATCCTGTATCATAAATAAATCTAAATATTTTGTAATTTATAGTATTACGATTTCCGTTTAGTGCCATACGATATAGCATTATCTCAATATAATATTTTGTATAATATTGATAATTTTTTTTTGTATCTTTTTGTATTTCAAGACTTTGACCTTTTGTTCTTATATCAAGAATAATGTTTAAGTATTTTGATATATAATTGAATGGAATCTTTTTAAAGATTGATAACAATTGATTTTTATTGTTATTGATAAATTCTAATTCACTTAGGTAAATGTATTCTAAATGAGCTAGTTTATCTTGTTCTAATTCAAGATAATGAGCTTCTGAGTTTATAATATAAGATTTTAGTACTTTAAAATCCTCTTGCCATTGTTTCCTGGTTTGCATTGATAAAATTATAGTAAAATTTATTAGGATAATAATTAAAGTGATTTTTTTCATTTTTTTAAACTCTATAAGTTAAGTATTAAATTAATATTCATAATATAAAAAGATAAGATCAATTAAAAAGATTTATCAATTTATATTTTTTGATAAGTAAAGTTTTAAACAAATTGTACAAACCTGAGATTAACGAAATACTCTATAGGAATTGAGGTTATTATTGTCTTAGAAATCAATTCCACCTTTAATCCAAACACCCCATTGATTTAAGCTAGTTTGTTCATTACATGCAAGTCCTTCTATTTCTACTTCTCCTCCTATACCGATATAAGTATTATTGCAAAACCAACTTATTTGGCCAAATACTTTATGAGTAGCAATGGCACCCCCTGTGCCTGATTCTAGATCAAGGTTATCAATAGAGACTAATCTAGCAGTCGGAGAATTTTGAGCTATAATTACATCATTGCCCTCTATTGATCCTTCTTGTCTACTATTTGATTTAACAATTATGCAATTATTTGAGGAAAATATATTTTGAGATATGTTAGTGTCTCCTGGTGTACAGATTGTTGCTCTACTTTGACTACAGTTCACTGTTATTTTTCTTTCAATATTATTAAATTGGGCTGGTAAAGTATCAGTTAAATTGTATTCTATAGCACATACATCTTCAGTGCCTTTTATGCCATAAAGATTATTATCAATAGTCTTTATACAGTTAATTAAGCAAACATTTTCTTTAGTTTGAGCATAAAAATTATATCCTAAGTCTAAATTGGTGCATGGAGATCGATATGCAAGTAAAGCGCTAGCATCACCTTTTACTGATATAGAGACTTCGGCAAAGCGTGTATTATAATTAATAGCATTAATTAGGTTTCCATTATAAACAAGTTCATTATCTACTTGATCATATTCTTTTAAAAGAATATAACGACTTAATGGGCCGTTTTGGCAAAAGTCAAAAGATCTTAACTGTCTATTTTTAAACATATGCGTAACATAACCTTGTAGATATCCAGTTAAACTGCGATCAGGGCCTCTAGACCATAATATAAGATGAGCAGATATTCCTCCCCCTAATTCAAAGTGTTTACCATTGCCAATGATTGGTTCAAATATATATCTACTATTAGGTCTAGTTCCCGTAGGCATAATAGCGTGAATATAAAACCCAAAATGATAAAATTCTGTCATATAATTATTGTATCCTAAAATCAAATCTATATTAGAAACGCCGAATTTGGTTAATGCTTGTGACGAAAATTTGCCATATTGCCATCTTTGTTGCATCTCTCCAAATGTAAAGTTACCGCTTAATGCTGTCAGAATATCACAAGTTGCTGGTACTTCTTCTGGGGCCATAGAGCATGCAGGAAAGTTAGTACAATTTTCATTCTGTGTACATGCAACAGGATTTAAATTCCATTTAGTCCAAACAAGAGGCATATTTGCTCGACAATAAAGCCCGCAAGATATTGCATTTAGCCCAAAGAAAATTTGATTATCAAATATGACATTTTCAATTATTGGATTTACTCTTAGTTCTCCTTGAAAATCAGGAGATAATCCAAAGTAGTCTGCAATTAATTGACAAGAAGTTCTATCTGTTATTTGACTACCTGCAAAGTTAAGTGTACAACCTCCAAAAAGTATTCGAGCAATAGAATATGGTCGAAATGATTGAGTATATTCTATTGTGTTAGATGTAGTAATAAAATTTTCATTAGGCCTAAATGCATAAATAAATCCTTCCCAACCAACTAATTCACGAGCTGTATTTGATCCTTGAGATCGGATAGTAAAAATTGATCTTGGTCTATTGCAAAATACATTACAATTAGCAGGGCAACTGTCGCAATAAGAAGTTAATCGGCAAAATCTAGTATTTTGCCGATCGCAATCACATTGTCTCGGAAAAGAATTAAATCTTTTGATTTTTGAGTTATTACATCTATAACAACCTGGCAAGTATCTTCTTCTATATTTATTGGCGCATGCTCTACAAGCATTATCTTTGCAAGTATGACAAGTATTACAGTTAGAAGTTTGGCAATCAAGGCAGCTTCTATTAATAAGGCAAGGCATTTGAGTCTGAGTTTCTTCTAGAATTATATCATCTTCTGACTTAGATAATAAATTAAATGGATATGTGGTTAATAATATAAAACTTAATACTTTAAAGAGTTTAATAGTCATTAAAGGCAACTCCTAATTGCTGTATTGCCGTTTGGTTCTTATTTAAGCTCAAAATTATAGAATCCTTTTTTTTTCTGCAATAATTCACACTATTAATTTATATCAATATAAGTTTTTAAATTATGCATAGCTATTTTTGTTGGCTTTGATTTTTGTATGTTGAGCTTTTCATAATTTTTCTTATAAAATTTTTTGTTTAGTTGAATTTTAATTAATAAAATTGACAATTTTTGTAAAAAATATATATTAGAAATTAAGAATGCTGATAAATTTAAAAAATAATTATGATTATAAAGGATTTTATGA of the Candidatus Babela massiliensis genome contains:
- a CDS encoding ankyrin repeat domain-containing protein; this encodes MFKVICILLLSISVNSVNAMRIFSKGKVSTTIGHQLIKPNMVKETLEFCFNRTYSTNNSKSHKLLNVLKELSDKKNNIKHISNLSEARSKIGNEIEEQENKIERLIKKVENINTTDSQGCTSLIYAISTGNYKIVKELIKANADVNTRDNHGKTPLMYAVESNNIKLAELLIKANANPDIKDKEGKTSLMYAAKKDYSRFLLKESKIQYNSKDAVKSVVLIISQLKINNYIATLLIGANANVNIKDNHGYTALHYTAISGNEQIAKSLIHAGAYINIQSNLGDKPIEIAQKQNHKNIVKLIKQKSCNLESKEQDTHIFL